In Pseudoalteromonas tetraodonis, the genomic window ATGTTAATGGTTGCACCAAGCGGAATAGTAAACGAAGCGACCGAATTATTAGCGCCAAGCTTTTTAGTTGCCGTTTCAAGTGTAATAGGCATAGTCGCGCTTGAACTTGAGGTACTAAAAGCAAATAAACAAGTGTGCTTCATTTTAGCCAAGAAAGTGAGCGGGTTTAGACCCGTGAGTATTTTTAGCAGTAGGGTGTAGTTTACAAATGCGTGTAGTAATAAGGCTAATACAACCACGCCAAAGTACTTAGCTAAACTCACAATTAAGTTTAGTTCAATGGTAGTGAACAATTTAGCCATTAAGAAAAATACGCCGTAAGGGGCAATGTTCATTAGCAAAGTAACCAGTTTTAAGATAACGGTGTTTAAGTCTTCAAATACAGTAGCGACACGTTTACCTGCTTTTCCGCTAAGTGCCATTGCAATACCGAATAATAGAGCAAACACAATTACTTGTAACATGTTGCCCTTTGCCATTGCTTCAAAAGGGTTGGTAGGGAACATATCAATAATTACGCGAGCTAAAGTAGGCGCTTCTTTGGCATCATAACTTGCTTGAGAGGGTAACCCAATGCCTTCACCTGGGTTAAATAGTAACGCTAAGGTAATCGCGACTGTAATCGCTATTGCCGTTGTAACTAAGTATAAACCAATTGATTTACCGCCTAAACGGCCTAGTTTCTTCGGATCGCTTAAACTGCAGGTACCACATACCAGCGATACAAATACTAAAGGCACAACCAGCATTTTCAAACTGGCTATAAATATTTGCCCACCTACATGGAAAAGGCCATCAACAAAAAAGGCTTTAATTGGCAAAGAGAATAACCCAAGAGGAATTAGGTAATCGTCTTCACCAGCTAATATAGCCTGAAATATAAAGCCTACTGCAACACCAAGCACCATACCAATCATGATGCGAGTAGTTAAACTCATTGAACGGATTTTAGACATATTTCCAATCTATTTTTTATAAATTTGGCATAGACTAACAGCATGTAATTTTTTTTACAGAAAAAACGTCAACTTTTTAAAAATTTTTATCAAAAAAAGGAGTAAAAAACTGAGATTTTAGACTAAGTTATAGGTTAACATTAAGTAAATAAGTTTAACTTAGTAATAGCGCAACGGAGAAACCTATGCCTTTAACTCGTTTGCTCAGCATTATATGGCTCAGCACATTACTCATAGCCTGTGGCGGTGGTGGCTCACTGGAAAAAGAAAGTGGAACCGTTGGTGGTGATACTGGAGGCACCGGTGGAGACGTTGTCGAACAAGCAATTCAAGTTGAACTTGATTTTGAAGATAGAATTGTTACTGCTGATAACCCGCTAGAGGTGGTTGCAACGGTAACCGGAAGTGATGGTCAACCTGTTGTGCGTCAAGAGGTAAGCTTTACCACAACACTGGGTTCTTTTATACCGGCTACAGGTAGCGCTTTAACAAATTCCAGCGGTGTTGCAACTATCGAGCTTAGCGCGGGTAGTGTTGAAGGAGCAGGAACCATTGTTGCAAGTTACGAAGATGCCACAAGTAAACTTGGCTTTTACACGGCAGGTGATGAGCCTCAATCGAATGACTCAACCGCAAATATTGACATTAAAATTTTACAAAACTGCCCTGATAGCTGGTTAAATATAGACAGAGATTCTATAGAGCTTGATCCATCTGAATGTTCTCAAAATAGTAATTTACTCGGGCAACAAGCTATTGTATACGCAAAAATCACCAAACCTGGCAGTAATACGCCAGCAAGTAATGTACTTGTTCAAGCGACAACAACGCTAGGTATTTTATTACCTGAAAGCTTAACGGCTAAAACGGATGCGTTTGGTGTTGCTATTTTGAATTTATTGCCTGGCAGCAGCTCAGGTGTTGGCCAAGTTGAGTTAACCGCTCAGGGCGGCGTTGCGAGTGCTTTATTTGAAATTAACGCTGTTCAAGTAAATGTCAATTTAAGCGCGGGTATTGCAACTGGTGATGTGTTGTCTGCAGGTTCTACTACTATTATTACCGCTCAGATTGTAGATGGCAGCAATAACTTATTCACCACTCCACTTGAAGTACAATTTAACTCGGCATGTGCAGAAGAATCTACTCCTAGAGCCACTATCGATAGTGTGGTAACTAGCATTGGCGGCACGGCAAGCGCAACTTATAAAGCGGATGGTTGTAATGGTATAGATACGATTACAGCAACCGTGGTTACCGGTGGCAACGTTGCCACTAAAACAATTAATATTAATGTAGCTGCCGCTCAAACGGGTTCAATCGCGTTTATGGGTGTGACCAATCAAGTGTTAGCTATTAAAGGAGCTGGCGGTCAGACTCTCACTGAAAACTCAGAGCTTACCTTTAAACTTTTAGATATTAATGGTAACCCTGTTGGTCAAAAGCAGATTGATTTTGCTCTTTCGCAAAACCCCGGCGGCGCGTTGCTAGACAGTGCATTTCAGTTTACCAATAACGAAGGTTTAGTAACTGTAAATGTCCGCTCAGGAAGAGCCGCAGGAGTTTTATCTGTTATTGCATCACATCAAGTTGTGAGTGGCGATACATCACAAAATAATGTGATTTCTATTGTGTCAAATGACATAACCATTACCACTGGTGTGCCAGATCAAGACAGTTTTACGCTTGCAGTGCAAACATTTAATACCGAGTCATTAAATGAAGCCGGGGTGACAACAGACTTAACTGTATTTGCAGCCGATCACTTTAATAATTTTGTTCCTGATAACACGGCAATTTATATAGCCAGCGAAGGTGGTGCAGTAGGCACAATAGATGATCAACAATTTACACCTTTATTACTTTGTCGCACCATAGATGGTGTGTGTAAAGCGCAGTGGCGTAGCCAAAACCCAATTCCTTATCATTACAGCATTTATAAAAACTCTGTGGCTGATAAGTGTGACCGTTACTTTGGTCAAGCAGCACCTTGTACATTAGGTATCAGAGAGTCACAACTAGACACAAACGGCAATCTACTTACCTATCTTGATAGTAGTGGTAACCCGATATCACTTGCGGATGCGCCAAGTAATGCGCCAATAGATTATCCATTAGGTGGTCGTGTAAGCTTGCTAGCATACTCAGTGGGTGAAGAATCATTTAATGATGTATCTGCTAACGGTGAATTTAATCAAAACGAGTTTGATTCTACATTACAAGATTTACCTGAAGCATTTATAGATTTTAATGAAAACGGTATTTTTGACGGAAATTTACCCGCACCTGCGAACCCTGTAAATTCTAATGGCGGTGAGGATGAGTGGTATGTGGAGCGCTCTGGTGCACTAAATAATGGTCAGTTTGATTCCGGCGATGGCATTTACAATGGCTTGTTATGTAGTGACGAGGCGCTTGCTGCAAATGCATGTACGCGTGAAACAGTAAATGTACGCGATCGTTCAGAGTTAGTGATGTCTGGAAGTATACCTTACATTAGAGCTGTAACGGCTTTAGATGACTGTAGTTTAAGTGATGGTATTCGCTTAGAAGCTTCCGATATGGCGGGTATGTGTGACATAAACCTTATTGATATTAGCAATTCCACACCTTACAGCGCGATTTCAGTGACTATCTTCTTCAGTGATATTCATAATAATCCATTGCCTGCAGGTACTACAGTTACTGTCACTGCCGACAATGGTGTGTTAAGAGGGTTAACAGATTACACCGTTGTGAATACTGCTCAACAAGTGCCTATCTCTGTTTCAGTAAATATTACAAAAGAGGCTGAGCCAAATGATGTTGATTCTGGCTTTTTATACATCGAATTTGTGACCCCTGGTGGAGTGAAAACTCAATATACCGTGATGTCGATTTTAGACGAGCCTAAGGTTTAAAATTAATAAAGCATAGAAAATGCCAACCAATAAGGTTGGCATTTTTGTTTCTATTCTATATATTCCACATCAATTATTCAAAAAGCACTGGTTTGATTAAATTTACAACAGAAATTGTTTGTTTATTCAGTAAATACTGAAAAGTTTGTATTAAAAGCTTGTAAGAACTAGTGTTTGTAGATATACCTATAAATATTCGCGCCGCATGAGTCGGCTAAACACATTTAAAAAACTAGGTTAGAAATAGGCAACTATGGGCAAATCGCTAGTAATTGTAGAGTCACCTGCTAAGGCTAAAACAATTAATAAATACTTAGGTAATGATTTTATCGTTAAGTCCAGTATTGGACACGTACGAGATTTACCTACTTCAGGTTCTGGCAAAAACAAAGCACCAGCAAGCAAAACGCCTGCTGAGGTGCGTAAAATGCCACCTGATGAGAAAGCAGCGTATAAACAGCAACGTGACTATACTAACTTAGTCGCGCGAATGGGCATCGATCCTGAAAAAGGATGGGAGCCACATTACGAAATATTGCCGGGTAAAGAAAAGGTTGTTCAAGAATTACAAAAGCTTGCCCAAAATGCTGATCAAATCTATCTCGCAACGGATTTGGATAGAGAAGGGGAAGCTATTGCTTGGCACCTTCAAGAAATTATTGGTGGCGAGCCAGAAAAATATAAGCGTGTTGTTTTTAACGAAATCACTAAAAATGCAATACAACAAGCATTCGAAACCCCAGGTGAGTTAAACACCGACATGGTTTATGCACAGCAGACCCGTCGCTTCTTAGACCGTGTTGTTGGCTTTATGGTATCGCCCCTATTGTGGGCTAAAGTAGCGCGTGGTTTATCAGCGGGTCGAGTTCAATCTGTTGCAGTGCGTTTATTAGTTGAACGCGAACGTGAAATTAAAGCATTTATTCCTGAAGAATTTTGGGATATTCATGCCGATGTTAAAAATAGCGAGTCTGACCTACGTTTAGAAGTCACTAAACAAGCAGACAAGCCATTTAAGCCAGTAAATGAAGCTCAGGCTAGTGCAGCAGTTAAAAGCCTTGAGAATGCCGAATATAAAGTTGTCAGCGTTGAAGAGAAACCAAGTAAGAGCCGTCCAAGTGCGCCATTTATTACTTCAACAATGCAACAAGCAGCAAGTACCCGATTAGGTTATGGCGTTAAAAAGACCATGATGCTTGCCCAGCGTTTATACGAGGGGGGTTATATTACTTATATGCGTACCGATTCAACTAACTTATCGAAAGATGCGGTTGAAATGTGTCGCGAATACGTAACCAATGAGTTTGGTGCCAAGTATTTACCTGCTGATCCGATTAACTATAGCTCTAAAGGTAATGCACAAGAGGCGCACGAAGCGATTCGTCCTTCTAGCGTATCAGTGCTTTCTGGGCATGTTGAAGGTGTGGATGCCGATGCGAAAAAGCTTTATGAGCTTATTTGGCGTCAGTTTGTGGCCTGTCAAATGGTGCCAGCTGAGTACGATTTAACCACCTTAACGGTCGCTGCCAACGATTTTACATTGAAAGCAAAAGGACGTGTTTTACGTTTTGATGGTTGGACTAAAGTGCAACCGGCAGTACGTAAAAAGAATGAAGAAGATCAATCGCTGCCTGCTGTTAAGCAAGGCGAGGTGCTCACGTTAGTTGAGCTTGATCCTAAGCAGCACTTTACTAAGCCACCGGCTCGTTTTAGTGAAGCAAGCTTAGTTAAAGAGCTCGAGAAACGTGGGATTGGTCGTCCATCTACGTATGCCTCTATTATATCAACGATACAAGACCGTGGTTATGTACGAGTAGAAAATCGTCGCTTTTTCGCTGAAAAAATGGGGGAGATTGTCACCGATCGCCTTGTTGAAAACTTTACCGATTTAATGAACTTCGATTTTACCGCTAAAATGGAAGGCCGTTTAGATGATATCGCCGAAGGTGAGCGTGTTTGGACGCAAGTTCTCGATAAGTTTTACGCTGATTTTTCAACGCAATTGAATATTGCCAAAGGTGAACCCGATGAAGGCGGTATGCGTCTTAATCAAATGGTAGAAACCGACATTGACTGTCCAACGTGTGGCAGAAAAATGGGTATTCGTACTGCTTCTACGGGCGTATTCTTAGGATGTACTGGTTATAACTTGCCACCTAAAGAGCGCTGTACTACCACTATGAACTTAGTGTCGGGTGATGAAGCGGTTGCAGCTGATGTTGAAGACGTTGAAACAGAAACATTAATGCAAATGAAGCGCTGTCCAATTTGTGAAACAGCGATGGATTCATACCTTATCGATGAAACCCGTAAACTACACGTGTGTGGTAATAACCCAGCGTGTCATGGGCATGTGGTTGAAGAGGGTACGTTTAAAATTAAAGGTTACGACGGCCCTATTATTGAATGTGATAAATGTGGCGCTGATATGGAATTAAAATCAGGTCGATTTGGTAAGTATTTTGGCTGTAACAATGACGAGTGTAAAAATACCCGTAAGTTATTAAAAAATGGCGAAGCCGCGCCACCAAAAGAAGATCCCGTTCATATTCCTGAATTAGAATGTGAAAAGTCTGAAGCCTATTTTGTATTACGTGATGGTGCTGCAGGTATTTTCTTAGCAGCAAATACGTTTCCTAAATCACGAGAAACACGCGCCCCCAAAGTAGAAGAGTTACAGCGTTTTAGAGATCGTATTTCGCCTAAGTTTTACTACTTAGCTGATGCACCAGCTAAAGATCCTGATGGTAATCTTGCTATTGTGCGTTACAGTCGTAAGAATAAATCACAGTATGTAATGACTGAGGTTGATGGCAAAGCAACTGGTTGGACGGCACACTACGAAGGTGGTAAATGGGTAGAAGAGGCAAAGAAAAAAGCCGCGCCTAAAAAGAAAGCCGCCGCTAAAAAAGCGCCTGCTAAAAGTAAAGCGAAAGCAAAAGTAAAAAAAGACGATGAATAATTAATTATTCACCGCTTTAAGTAATAAAAAACCGGAATGCACAGCCTGGACAGTTCCGGTTTTTTTTGTCAAATCAAACCTATCGCAATGGCATTTCTAATCTGTTTTTTTACTTTACAGGATTAAAAAATGTAACCAATTTAGGTTCAATTCACTCAATTATTCATTAAATTTTAACAGCAGTGACTTTGTTATAGCCTTCAGATGTTAGTTCATCATTCACACACTTTAAAACATAGTTATAAAGCTCTTCATTGCTTACGTCGTCTTCTTTAGCCCAACTAACACACATTTCTGTGAATTCTTGAATCGTCTCAGCTGAAGCGTCTGTAGCATCGTTTGCCACTGCATTAGCAGCAGATAAAACGAAAAATGGTGCAACGATTAACGCGAGTAATGCTTTATTCATTTTCTTATTCCTAAAAATGGAGTAACAATCGAGTTATGCATTCATACAATGCCTACATAAAACAAGTGTAACCAAGCCAGAACATCTCTGTTGGTATATTGATTTTTAATCGAATATAAAATAAAGGGAAACGAAATATTTTTATCGTCAAGATGAGCGTATCGCGTAAAAGTGTTTAACCTTAACTAATTGTGTTACAGCTAAATTTAGGCTAATGTCGCGTTTTAATTTTTAGGTGTTCTTATGTCAGAGCCAGATACAAATAATATAAATAAAAAAATACAACCTGTTCATAAAGTAGAGCATGCTCTTGAGTCGTTTATATTCAAAGGACGCTGGTTATTAGCCCCATTTTTTGTCGGTTTACTATTTGCTGTGGTTTTATTACTAATAAAATTTTTTAAACAGCTGTATTTGATGGGGATCGCAACGTTTACTGCCAGTAATCAAGAGTTGTTGGTGGGTATATTAACTTTGGTTGATACCGCTTTGTTAGCTGGACTTTTATTAATTATTATATTCAGTGGCTACGAAAACTTTGTCTCTAAGCTTAATATAGAAAATCATGAGGACCGTCCCGTATGGATGGGAAAAGTAGGGTTTTCTGGTTTAAAAATGAAACTGATTAGTGCAATAGTCGCCATTTCAGCCGTTGAGCTACTAAAGGTGTTTATAAGCTCTGCATCTCATTCAAGTGATGAATTACTCTGGAAAGTGCTTATACACGTTACCTTTGTTGTGTCGGGTGTACTGTTTGCATTTACTGATTACTTAAATAGTAAAACAATTAGCCATTAAAAAATGCTAAAAAAACCCGAGCAGTGCTCGGGTTTTTTATAATAATATAAATATTAACTGCAGTGGGCGTAATAACAACCAAATGGCTCAACTGTCAGTGTTTCATTATCAAGCTTTGCGTTGTGATGAGAAAGGTCGCTATGTTCATTTTCAACACTTGCATTAATAGTAAGTTTTGCTTGTGAAGCACTCAAATTGAATACACACAACATTTTTTCATCGTTTAGAGTACGGTAAAACGCTAAGATTGGCTCTTTGGTTTGTAAAAACTCAATATCACCTTCAAGTAATACCGGCTGGTTTTTACGCCATGCCATAAATTCACGGTACGCATTTAATATTGAGTTTGAATCATTCTCTTGTTCAGCAACTGCTTGCAGTCTATGTTGTTGATCAACAGGTAACCACGGTTTTACTTCACTAAAGCCCGCATTGTGAGCATTGGCATGTGAGCTATCAAGGTTTTCCCAAGGCATTGGGGTACGACAACCATCACGGCCTTTAAAGTTTGGCCAAAACGTAATGCCGTATGGGTCTTGTAAATCTTCAAACGCAACACTGGCTTCACCTAGCCCGAGTTCTTCACCTTGATACATACACACGCTACCACGTAACGAGGCCAATAGGGCGGTTAACATCTTACATTGCGCAGGGTTTACTTCACCCGTTTCGCTCCAACGACTTGCAACGCGCTCTACGTCATGGTTACTAAATGCCCAGCAAGGCCAGCCTTCAGTCATACGTTGTTCAAGTGTAGTAACGGTGTTTCTTATATATTCACTCGAGTAGTCATCAGTTAGTAGCTCAAAGCTGTAACCCATGTGCAGTTTATCGCCGCCTTGGGTGTATTCTGCCATGGTGGCTAATGAATCTTCAGATGAAATTTCACCTAGTGACACGGTTCCTGGGTATTTATTGAGCAAGGTGCGAATATCACGCATAAACTCAATGTTTTCTGGCTGTGTGTTGTTGTAGTAGTGATACTGAAAAGCATACGGATTATCTTCACTAAAACCACGGCCCTGACGCTTTTCTTTTGGTTTTGCAGGGTTATCACGAAGCTGTGCGTCATGGTAGCAAAAGTTAATTGCATCTAACCTAAAACCATCAACGCCTTTTTTAAGCCAAAACTCAACATTATCTAATACAGCTTGGCGAACATCAGGGTTATGAAAGTTAAGATCTGGCTGTTCCGTGAAAAAGTTATGTAAGTAGTATTGTCCACGACGCGGCTCCCATTGCCATGCACCGCCACCAAAAATTGATAACCAGTTGTTTGGTGCTGTTCCGTCTTCTTTAGCATCGGCCCATACATACCAATCAGCTTTATCGTTGGTTAAATCTTCACGGCTATCAATAAACCATTGGTGTTGATCTGAGGTGTGACTAAGCACTTGGTCTATAATAATTTTAATATCGCGTTGATGTGCTTGCGCAATGAGCTCATCAAAATCATCTAAGTTACCAAAAAGGGGGTCGATATCGCGATAGTCGCTAATATCATAACCAAAATCTTTCATAGGTGATTTAAAGAAAGGTGAGATCCAGATAGCATCCACCCCTAAGCTTTTAATGTAATCAATGCGATTAATTATCCCTTTTAAGTCACCAATGCCATCGTTGTTGCTATCTTGAAAGCTACGCGGATAAACCTGATAAATAACCGCACCTTTATACCATTGCTTTTGGGCCATGCCTTTCTCCGTTTTCACACTGTCTTTGTGTTGTTCTTTTTTAGAGGTGTTAATCCTCGTTTATTTGAAAAAGCATACTTGAAGCCCGTCATACTGTAAAAAGTCTGCATACGTATGCACCGTTTTAAGGCCATTAAAAGAGGTTAAATCAATCGCTTATTTCATCGATTTTAACGCCGGTTTATTGAATATCTCTTTACCAATTTGGTTTGTTAAATTGTTAATTTATTGTTTGCATTATTTAGGTGCTTAAAAATAAGGGGGTGCACTAAATTGGTGATTATTAATATTGGTCTTACCAATTGTACATAAATAAATGTTCTCCATAATAATAAATTAGAAAATAAAATAGCGTCGTGTCACTTTATTTATGTTTAATGACACACTTATTTTATCAAAAAATAAATAATGACTATCATTAAAGCTATAAATGCTAATTGCACTAAAATAACTCATAATAAAACAGTCACTTATAAAATAGTGTGTAAATTTAATGTTAACTTAATGCGTGTGGTGTAACTTTGAATACGTATGCATAAAGTTGTTAATAAAATAATACGAGCGTTAATATTCATCCTGACAACAAAATAAGCTCGCAGGCTTAACTATCACTTAAGCAAGTAAGCGGGTATCACATTATGGGTAACGGGAAAACATTATGGCTATGTTCAAACCAAGTATACTAACGCTAGCATTAACTGCTGCCGGACTATCAAGCTTTGCCACCACTGCGGCACAAGAAGAAACAATAAAAAATGATGATGTAGAAATCATCGAAGTAAAAGGTTTTCGCGGTAGTGTTGTTGAATCAATTAATACTAAGCGTTTTTCAACACAGGTGGTTGAGTCAATTTCTGCAGAAGACATTGGTAAACTTCCAGATACATCTATTGCTGAGTCAATTGCACGCTTACCTGGTTTAACAGCCCAGCGTCTTGATGGCCGTGCTAGTCGTGTAAGTGTTCGTGGTTTTAGCGAAAACGAAAGCGCAACCACATTTAATGGTCGTGAGCAAGTATCGATTGGTGACAACCGTGGTGTTGAGTTTGACCTTTACCCATCAGAAATAATGAGCGGCGTAACCGTTTATAAAACACCAAGTGCTAGCATTGAAGCAGAAGGTATTGCCGGTGTAATCGACATGCAAACGGTAAAGCCTTTAAGTAAAGGCGAGCGCGTGATCATGTTTAATGGTCAGTTAGAGCAGTCAGGTTTTGATAAGCTAAACCCTGATGGTGATGATAAAGGCTTTCGTGGCACGGTTTCATACATTGATCAGTTTGCAGATGACACTATAGGTGTTGCATTTGCTTACAACACAATGAGCTCACCAAATCAAGAAAAACGCTGGAATTCTTGGGGATACCCTGAATTCGACGTTGATGGACAGAATTATTCAATCTTAGGCGGCGCTAAACCATTCGTACGTTCATCAACACTTGAACGTGATTCAGCGATGCTAGTAGTGGAAGCTGCACCAAATGATCGTCTAAACATGACGTTTGATGCGTTATATGTAGATTTTAACGATGAAAAAATCTTACGTGGTATTGAAGTACCTTTCGCCTGGGGTCAAGGTAGCATCGACCCGAATAGTGTTACTGTAGATGAACAGTCTGGCTTTATCACCAGTGCAACAACGCAAGGTCAACGCGTTGTAGTTCGCAATGATGTTGAAGAACGTGATGCTGAATTAACGCAATTTGGATTTAATACTAAATATGACATTGACGATTCATGGTCGGTAGAGTTTGATGCGAGCTTATCTGAAGTTGAGCGTAAGGACTGGAGCTTACAAAGTTATTCTGGCACAGGCCGTGGCGATGCAAACGGTATTGCTGACAACATTGGTTACTCACTTGATGGCGGCAATACCGGCGCCAAATTTAGCCACGAGTTAGATTATAGTGATTATGCTTTAATTCAGTTAGGTGGTCCTTTGTCATGGGGAACCAGCTCAGCGCTAAATAATAAGTACGGCTTAAATGATACGGCTTATCAAAACACCGCACAAGATGGCTTTATTAATGCACCTGAAGTTAATGATGAACTACATACTTTAAAACTAGCAGCAAGCAAGCTATTAGAAAACGATTACTTAAGCAAAGTAAGTTTTGGTATGTCATATCGCGACCGCGAGAAGAGTAAAAAGTCTGAAGGGTATTACTTAACATTAAGCGATTTCTCATTAGATAATCCTGGTACGCTTGTCGTTCCAGATCAATATCGCCTCGGAACAGCTAGCTTAGGCTTTATCGGTATGGGGGATATGATTGCCTATGATACCCGTGCACTAGTTGACGATGGATATTATGACTCAATTCAAGAAAGTTTAACGGATATAAAACACACTACGCAGTCGTACACAGTTCAAGAAAAAGTTACGGCGTTTTTTGTTCAAGCTGATATTAATGCTGAAGTAGGTGAACTACCATTAACAGGTAACTTTGGTGTTCGCTATGTTAGAACTGAGCAATCTTCGCAAGGTTTTGCGGCTGTGCCGAATGACGTGACTGGTCTAGTTGACGCCGTTCCTAACAATGTGTCACACGATTATAGTCATGTTTTACCTAGTCTTAATTTATCTTTAGCGCTAGATGAAAATCAAACTGTGCG contains:
- a CDS encoding TonB-dependent receptor — translated: MAMFKPSILTLALTAAGLSSFATTAAQEETIKNDDVEIIEVKGFRGSVVESINTKRFSTQVVESISAEDIGKLPDTSIAESIARLPGLTAQRLDGRASRVSVRGFSENESATTFNGREQVSIGDNRGVEFDLYPSEIMSGVTVYKTPSASIEAEGIAGVIDMQTVKPLSKGERVIMFNGQLEQSGFDKLNPDGDDKGFRGTVSYIDQFADDTIGVAFAYNTMSSPNQEKRWNSWGYPEFDVDGQNYSILGGAKPFVRSSTLERDSAMLVVEAAPNDRLNMTFDALYVDFNDEKILRGIEVPFAWGQGSIDPNSVTVDEQSGFITSATTQGQRVVVRNDVEERDAELTQFGFNTKYDIDDSWSVEFDASLSEVERKDWSLQSYSGTGRGDANGIADNIGYSLDGGNTGAKFSHELDYSDYALIQLGGPLSWGTSSALNNKYGLNDTAYQNTAQDGFINAPEVNDELHTLKLAASKLLENDYLSKVSFGMSYRDREKSKKSEGYYLTLSDFSLDNPGTLVVPDQYRLGTASLGFIGMGDMIAYDTRALVDDGYYDSIQESLTDIKHTTQSYTVQEKVTAFFVQADINAEVGELPLTGNFGVRYVRTEQSSQGFAAVPNDVTGLVDAVPNNVSHDYSHVLPSLNLSLALDENQTVRFGAAKTISRARLDEMNASVNASYNSERPDENGNYWSVSGGNPTLEPKEATGFDFTYENYFSAEGYFSAAVFYKDLSQWIFDGVYEVDMSGVANPSTGEIPENSTGTGSGKVNGGGGDLWGYELSLALPFNIFSDSLEGFGLIASHTGIEQDIEDQNGNEYELPGLSDKIESITFYYENYGFQARTSMRKRSDFKGDIYNAGYETQQVNILGETIWDVQVGYDFGEAGVESLDGLNVTFQVQNITEEPFTTLSGDNALQVRDYQDYGRNFILGFSYKL